One Rosa chinensis cultivar Old Blush chromosome 3, RchiOBHm-V2, whole genome shotgun sequence DNA window includes the following coding sequences:
- the LOC112194645 gene encoding uncharacterized protein LOC112194645 — MDKALFSILVDEARDVSIKEQMAVIFRYVDKNGCMIERFFGIEHVANTIAIILKETIDALLYKHSLSISSLRGQGFYRASNMSGELNGLKTLILKENSSAFYVLCFAHQLQLALVVVAKKHSIVGAFLRSFGHVVNIVGASSKWHDILREKKSLKVVQELKVGELSSGKGLNQEIEIKRSADTHWSSHYGTLINFTAMFSPIIDVLDEIAFDKVGSDQKHDAFISLRLLQSFDFIFSLHLMRIILGISHELSHVLQKDDQDIVNPMDLVKICKRKLQDMRDNGWDSFLEQVVVFCDKENIMVPNMSDQHLYLQLQELNNRFNEVNTKLFLCLACLSPNHSFSDFNKQCLMLLAQFYPDDFLHQKLVKTGKHTTYPFVYLLITLALILLVATATVERAFSTMNIIKNRM; from the exons ATGGATAAAGCATTATTCTCTATTCTAGTTGATGAAGCTAGAGATGTTTCTATAAAAGAGCAGATGGCTGTTATCTTTCGTTATGTGGATAAGAATGGTTGTATGATTGAACGTTTCTTTGGCATTGAACATGTTGCCAATACTATTGCCATTATACTTAAAGAAACTATAGATGCATTGCTTTATAAACATAGTTTAAGCATATCAAGTTTACGTGGTCAGGGTTTCTACAGAGCCAGTAATATGAGTGGGGAACTTAATGGCTTAAAGACACTTATTTTGAAGGAGAATTCCTCTGCTTTCTATGTCCTTTGTTTTGCACATCAACTTCAGTTAGCTTTGGTGGTTGTAGCAAAGAAACATAGCATTGTAGGTGCTTTCCTCAGATCATTTGGTCATGTTGTAAATATTGTTGGTGCATCTTCTAAATGGCATGACATTCTTCGAGAAAAGAAGTCTCTCAAAGTTGTTCAAGAATTGAAAGTTGGAGAACTTTCAAGTGGAAAAGGCTTAAATCAAGAAATTGAGATTAAGCGTTCAGCCGATACACATTGGAGCTCACATTATGGTACGCTCATAAACTTTACTGCCATGTTCTCTCCCATAATTGATGTGTTAGATGAAATTGCATTTGACAAAGTAGGTTCTGATCAGAAACATGATGCATTTATTTCATTGAGGTTATTGCAATCTTTTGATTTCATATTTAGTCTGCACTTGATGAGGATTATACTTGGAATTAGTCATGAGTTGTCACATGTCTTGCAAAAAGATGATCAAGATATAGTAAATCCAATGGATTTagtgaaaatttgcaaaagaaaATTGCAAGATATGAGGGATAATGGATGGGATTCTTTCCTAGAGCAAGTTGTTGTCTTTTGTGACAAGGAAAACATTATGGTTCCCAACATGAGTGATCAGCATCTAT ATCTCCAACTTCAAGAGCTAAACAATCGTTTCAATGAGGTTAATACTAAGCTATTCCTTTGTTTGGCATGTTTAAGTCCGAATCATTCATTTTCTGATTTCAACAAGCAATGTTTGATGCTTCTTGCTCAATTTTATCCGGATGATTTTCTACATCAG aaacttgtcaagacagGAAAGCACACGACATATCCATTTGTCTATCTACTCATAACCTTGGCACTAATACTTCTAGTTGCAACTGCAACAGTTGAAAGAGCATTCTCTACCATGAACATCATAAAAAATCGAATGTGA